A portion of the Nitratidesulfovibrio termitidis HI1 genome contains these proteins:
- a CDS encoding efflux transporter outer membrane subunit encodes MIRTTCMLKAARLAAAATLVALTVMPLVGCSLIPEYHRPAPDLPAAWNAGGAAGQTAAAAAIPQTIPQDWRQVVADPPMAGLIELALANNRDLRVAVLQIEKARAQHAIARADLFPHIDASGGADMGRTSAPLSSTGDAYTSHTYSVGVGFSSFELDLFGRVRSLKEQALEQYLSTDAAARSVQLTLVAEVGQAYLTLAADREKLDLAREILETERASFAVVKNRYDKGIAGELDVAQAQTTVDTARVNVAAAEATVTADENTLALLVGGPLTPDMTPARTLADVAPLAEVPAGLPSEVLTRRPDVVAAEHTLKAANANIGAARAEYFPRIGLTASYGNASTEMNDLFRAGSRTWSFVPQATLPIFHAGAIRAGVESAEAERDIQVAQYEKTVQTAFKEVSDALAQGTSLTTQAEAQASLVRATGTAYELSTRRYERGVDGYLAKLDAQRSHAAARQNLVSVLLSRQANRLTLFKALGGGWNGQPMPGTGHAQAKDTAAPASAGAN; translated from the coding sequence ATGATCCGCACCACATGCATGCTCAAGGCCGCACGGCTGGCGGCAGCGGCGACGCTGGTCGCCCTGACCGTCATGCCGCTGGTCGGCTGCTCGCTGATACCCGAATACCACCGGCCCGCGCCGGACCTGCCCGCCGCCTGGAACGCGGGCGGCGCGGCGGGGCAAACCGCTGCCGCAGCCGCCATTCCCCAAACCATTCCTCAGGACTGGCGGCAGGTGGTGGCGGACCCCCCCATGGCCGGGCTGATCGAGCTGGCCCTTGCCAACAACCGCGACCTGCGCGTGGCCGTGCTGCAAATAGAGAAGGCGCGTGCCCAGCACGCCATCGCCCGGGCCGACCTGTTTCCGCACATCGACGCCAGCGGCGGGGCGGACATGGGCCGCACTTCGGCCCCGCTGTCCAGCACAGGCGATGCGTATACCTCGCACACGTACAGCGTAGGCGTGGGCTTCAGTTCGTTCGAACTGGACCTGTTCGGGCGCGTGCGCAGCCTGAAGGAACAGGCCCTGGAGCAGTACCTGTCCACCGATGCCGCCGCCCGCAGCGTGCAGCTGACCCTGGTGGCCGAGGTGGGGCAGGCTTACCTGACCCTGGCCGCCGACCGCGAAAAGCTGGATCTTGCCCGCGAGATACTGGAGACGGAACGCGCCTCGTTCGCGGTGGTGAAGAACCGGTACGACAAGGGCATCGCCGGGGAACTGGACGTGGCCCAGGCGCAGACCACGGTGGATACCGCCCGCGTGAACGTGGCCGCCGCCGAAGCCACGGTGACGGCGGACGAGAACACCCTGGCCCTGCTGGTGGGCGGGCCCCTGACGCCGGACATGACCCCGGCCCGCACACTGGCCGACGTGGCCCCGCTGGCCGAGGTGCCCGCCGGGTTGCCGTCGGAGGTGCTGACCCGCAGGCCCGACGTGGTGGCGGCGGAGCATACCCTGAAGGCGGCCAACGCCAACATCGGCGCGGCGCGGGCGGAATACTTCCCGCGCATCGGGCTGACCGCCAGCTACGGCAACGCCAGCACCGAGATGAACGACCTGTTCCGCGCGGGCTCCCGCACCTGGAGCTTCGTGCCGCAGGCCACCCTGCCCATTTTCCATGCCGGGGCCATTCGCGCCGGGGTGGAATCTGCCGAGGCGGAACGGGACATCCAGGTGGCGCAGTACGAAAAGACCGTGCAGACGGCCTTCAAGGAAGTGTCCGACGCGCTGGCGCAGGGCACGTCGCTGACAACCCAGGCCGAGGCCCAGGCATCGCTGGTGCGGGCCACAGGCACGGCCTACGAACTGTCCACCCGGCGGTATGAGCGCGGCGTGGACGGCTACCTCGCCAAGCTCGACGCGCAGCGCTCCCACGCCGCTGCCCGACAGAATCTGGTGTCCGTCCTGCTTTCGCGGCAGGCCAACCGCCTGACCCTGTTCAAGGCGCTGGGAGGCGGCTGGAACGGCCAGCCCATGCCCGGCACCGGTCATGCGCAGGCGAAGGACACCGCGGCACCCGCATCCGCCGGGGCCAACTGA
- a CDS encoding sigma-54-dependent transcriptional regulator, translating to MPEVLIIDDDPLVAETLADLVEDMGHIPLRAASLADGLAHADAGFGDVVLLDVMMPDGNGLEALPRFVTSPPRPEVIIITGADAEQSAEMAVRNGAWDYITKGTPVSAVRLAVLRALEFRNEKLARTAQQGRQFNPAGLVGTSPAFMECLDLVAKAAHSDVPVLITGETGTGKELASRAIHENSDRAGRPFVVVDCAALPENLAESVLFGHVRGAFTGADRDAEGLIRQASGGTLFLDEIGELSPNLQKTFLRVLQERRFRPVGGRQEVECDFRLLAATNRDLQLMVRRGEFREDLLYRVRSMHIALPPLRQREDDLRPLAEHFVHQYCERNNLPSRILTQELLRALGAHHWPGNVRELRNTMETMIAFAGGVRTLYPVHLPEHIRVRHMRAAAEGMRPEPAEADSPNLPLAGLSIPTWMTYRDVALERAAVDYFQNLLAYAGGDMAKAQQLSGLSRAQFYRLLRKLR from the coding sequence ATGCCTGAAGTTCTCATCATCGACGACGATCCGCTGGTGGCGGAAACCCTGGCCGACCTTGTCGAGGACATGGGCCACATACCGTTGCGCGCCGCTTCGCTGGCCGACGGGTTGGCCCATGCGGATGCGGGATTCGGCGATGTGGTGCTGCTGGACGTGATGATGCCCGACGGTAACGGGCTGGAGGCGTTGCCCCGCTTCGTGACCTCGCCTCCCCGGCCCGAGGTGATCATCATCACCGGCGCGGACGCCGAGCAGTCCGCGGAAATGGCCGTGCGCAACGGCGCGTGGGACTACATCACCAAGGGCACGCCGGTCAGCGCCGTCCGCCTGGCCGTCCTGCGGGCACTGGAATTCCGCAACGAAAAGCTGGCCCGCACCGCCCAGCAGGGGCGGCAGTTCAACCCCGCAGGCCTCGTGGGCACCAGCCCAGCCTTCATGGAATGCCTGGACCTGGTGGCCAAGGCGGCGCACAGCGACGTGCCGGTGCTGATCACCGGAGAAACGGGCACCGGCAAGGAACTGGCCTCGCGGGCCATCCACGAGAACAGCGACCGGGCCGGGCGCCCCTTCGTGGTGGTGGACTGTGCCGCCCTGCCGGAAAACCTGGCCGAAAGCGTGCTGTTCGGCCATGTGCGCGGGGCCTTCACCGGGGCTGACCGCGACGCCGAAGGGCTGATCCGCCAGGCTTCGGGCGGCACGCTGTTTCTGGACGAGATCGGCGAGTTGTCCCCCAACCTGCAAAAGACCTTCCTGCGCGTGTTGCAGGAACGGCGTTTCCGTCCCGTGGGGGGCAGGCAGGAAGTGGAGTGCGACTTCCGGCTGCTGGCCGCCACCAACCGCGATCTGCAGTTGATGGTCCGGCGGGGCGAATTTCGAGAGGACCTGCTGTACCGGGTGCGGTCCATGCACATCGCCCTGCCCCCCCTGCGCCAGCGGGAGGACGACCTGCGCCCCCTGGCCGAACATTTCGTGCACCAGTACTGCGAACGCAACAACCTGCCCTCGCGCATCCTGACCCAGGAACTGCTGCGGGCCCTTGGCGCGCATCACTGGCCGGGCAACGTGCGCGAACTGCGCAACACCATGGAAACCATGATCGCCTTCGCGGGCGGCGTGCGCACCCTGTACCCGGTGCACCTGCCGGAACACATCCGGGTGCGCCACATGCGCGCCGCCGCCGAAGGCATGCGCCCGGAACCCGCCGAGGCCGATTCGCCGAACCTGCCTCTGGCCGGGCTGTCCATCCCCACCTGGATGACCTACCGCGACGTGGCGCTGGAACGCGCCGCCGTGGACTATTTCCAGAACCTGCTGGCCTACGCCGGTGGCGACATGGCCAAGGCCCAGCAGCTTTCGGGCCTTTCGCGCGCGCAGTTCTACCGGTTGTTGCGCAAGCTGCGCTAG
- a CDS encoding ATP-binding protein translates to MPLFEHSVAPMLLVDPENGSIVDANPAACRFYGHPRERMAGMPIAAINTLDEHELAARMAEAFHRERTAFRFRHRVASGLERDVEVHSGPVWLNGRALLHSVVHDVSSLHESMQRVERVQRLNDLRAALIHSGAPEEKLRLLAREILSIFGAGSCRIWLARQGDRCGQCPHAAASCPATPRNPPVCLHLVVEEPPSPCCQPNPAGQVQPDPRIFRIPFRHGPVGRAASASTRRPVLHATPEADAPLSCDCGMFTAYAIRVGQGISGGVLGVHLPALDPITDMQLEGLAHTTAHLLQAARTAEATRRALRGLDNRIRKRTAQLRRANQLLRHEVAERRRAELALRRSRDLLEHGERTGQLGSYWRDLETGRGQWSDNLFRMFGFPVAAEAPSFARVFERVHPDDRVRMAEELHHAMAHCKDTLIEYRYLGPSGQYRHARQQVTLDTPARTGHKGSVVVHGMVQDITDQRQRDELLRLQRDLLLALGITTTVEDCLGLCLRTALHAESVDAGAAWLRVELPDVSPASDAPTSPDVPDGETRHEWRLVAAQGFDPVLLDRVRCLPSGTPASRLMEAGRPVPETSPEQELCCMLTGDVELDALAAASSICCAHLLPVLHEGRAVACLLTGTRGPGAMHKAARHHVEAVAAQGGSAFARIMQQQSLRESEANLRALLNAPRLSAFLLDPSGRVLACNATGAGRLGTTPDAMQGHRLGSYVPEDLRSRRHNVLASVVATATPATFRDARGIYIFDHSLYPVTDEAGRVHRVAWLAEDVAHEVALERQLRQAQKMEAVGTLAGGIAHDFNNILGVIMSNIEMLRDTGLTGRAAARSDRILRAALRARDVVRQLLAFGRPTDEPYVTLDLCRTVADALHLVKPSIPASVTLRTLLPAAPLPVHGDVTQIHQVLLNLCTNAVHAMPDGGLLDVSLETLDLGGDEVLRGYPELSPGRYVCLSVADSGLGMTAPQLERVFEPFFTTKPQGTGSGLGLSMVHGIIRKHGGTVRAHSQPGQGARFDVLLPLADMPDTVAAPVAAAQAQAPDMPEGTSLHVLVVDDEHDFRQSVSEMLHALGHRSTGTDSADDALRLLAAGRYDVALLDLRMPGRSGPELARTIRRQGYVLPLVLCTGNECDITPEELADTGLTLIGKPFTGEELSKHLHISLKKA, encoded by the coding sequence ATTCCGCTCTTCGAGCACAGCGTGGCCCCCATGTTGCTGGTGGATCCGGAAAACGGCAGCATAGTGGACGCCAACCCCGCCGCCTGCCGCTTCTACGGGCACCCGCGAGAACGCATGGCGGGCATGCCCATAGCCGCCATCAACACCCTGGACGAGCACGAACTGGCCGCGCGCATGGCCGAGGCCTTCCACCGGGAACGCACCGCCTTCCGGTTCCGCCATCGTGTCGCGTCAGGCCTGGAGCGTGACGTGGAAGTGCACAGCGGGCCGGTGTGGCTGAATGGCCGGGCCCTGCTGCATTCGGTGGTGCACGACGTGTCGTCCCTGCACGAGTCCATGCAGCGCGTGGAACGGGTGCAGCGGCTCAACGACCTGCGTGCCGCGCTCATCCACAGCGGAGCGCCGGAGGAAAAGCTGCGTCTGCTGGCACGGGAGATCCTGTCCATCTTCGGCGCCGGATCCTGCCGCATCTGGCTGGCCCGGCAGGGCGACCGTTGCGGCCAGTGCCCGCACGCCGCGGCCTCATGCCCCGCCACCCCGCGCAATCCCCCGGTCTGCCTGCACCTGGTGGTGGAAGAACCGCCCTCGCCCTGTTGCCAGCCAAACCCGGCGGGACAGGTCCAGCCCGACCCGCGCATCTTCCGTATTCCCTTCCGGCATGGCCCGGTGGGCCGCGCCGCCTCGGCCAGCACCCGTCGCCCGGTGTTGCACGCCACCCCCGAAGCCGATGCGCCCCTGTCCTGCGACTGCGGCATGTTCACCGCCTACGCCATCCGCGTCGGCCAGGGTATTTCCGGCGGGGTGCTGGGAGTGCACCTGCCTGCCCTGGATCCCATTACCGACATGCAACTTGAAGGGCTTGCCCACACCACCGCGCATCTGTTGCAGGCGGCCCGCACCGCCGAAGCAACGCGGCGGGCCCTGCGCGGCCTGGACAACCGCATCCGCAAGCGCACCGCCCAGTTGCGCCGCGCCAACCAATTGCTGCGGCACGAGGTGGCCGAGCGCCGCCGGGCCGAACTGGCCCTGCGCCGCAGCCGCGACCTGCTGGAACACGGCGAACGCACCGGGCAGTTGGGCAGCTACTGGCGCGACCTGGAAACCGGCCGGGGACAGTGGTCGGACAACCTGTTCCGCATGTTCGGCTTTCCCGTGGCGGCAGAAGCGCCTTCGTTCGCGCGGGTATTCGAGCGCGTCCACCCGGACGACAGGGTGCGGATGGCCGAAGAGTTGCACCACGCCATGGCCCACTGCAAGGACACTCTCATTGAATACCGCTACCTGGGCCCCTCGGGGCAATATCGCCACGCCCGCCAGCAGGTGACCCTCGACACTCCGGCCCGCACGGGGCACAAGGGATCGGTGGTGGTGCACGGCATGGTCCAGGACATCACCGACCAGCGCCAGCGCGACGAACTGCTGCGCCTGCAACGCGACCTGCTGCTGGCGCTCGGCATCACCACCACGGTGGAGGACTGCCTGGGGCTGTGCCTGCGCACGGCCCTGCACGCCGAAAGCGTGGACGCGGGTGCGGCATGGCTGCGCGTGGAGTTGCCCGATGTGTCCCCTGCATCGGATGCGCCGACCTCGCCGGACGTTCCGGACGGCGAAACGCGGCACGAATGGCGGCTGGTCGCGGCGCAGGGGTTCGACCCGGTGTTGCTGGACAGGGTACGCTGCCTGCCGTCGGGCACGCCTGCCTCGCGCCTGATGGAGGCAGGCCGCCCCGTGCCCGAAACTTCGCCGGAACAGGAATTGTGCTGCATGCTTACCGGCGACGTGGAACTGGACGCATTGGCCGCCGCGTCGTCCATCTGCTGCGCCCACCTCCTGCCCGTACTGCATGAGGGCCGGGCCGTGGCCTGCCTGCTGACGGGCACGCGCGGCCCCGGCGCCATGCACAAGGCGGCCCGGCACCACGTGGAGGCCGTGGCCGCCCAGGGCGGCAGCGCCTTTGCCCGAATCATGCAGCAACAGTCGCTGCGCGAGAGCGAGGCAAACCTGCGTGCCCTGCTCAACGCGCCGCGCCTCAGCGCCTTTCTGCTCGATCCTTCGGGCCGGGTGCTGGCCTGCAACGCCACCGGCGCCGGGCGCCTGGGCACCACCCCCGATGCCATGCAGGGGCACAGGCTGGGGAGCTACGTCCCCGAAGACCTGCGCAGCAGGCGGCACAACGTACTGGCCAGCGTGGTGGCCACGGCAACCCCGGCCACCTTCCGGGATGCGCGGGGCATCTACATCTTCGACCATTCCCTGTACCCGGTCACCGACGAGGCGGGCCGGGTGCACCGGGTGGCCTGGCTGGCCGAGGACGTGGCCCACGAGGTGGCCCTGGAACGGCAACTGCGCCAGGCCCAGAAAATGGAAGCCGTGGGCACCCTGGCCGGGGGCATCGCCCACGACTTCAACAACATCCTCGGCGTGATCATGAGCAACATCGAGATGCTGCGTGACACGGGCCTGACCGGCAGGGCCGCCGCGCGGTCCGACCGCATCTTGCGCGCCGCGTTGCGGGCGCGCGACGTGGTGCGCCAGTTGCTGGCCTTTGGCCGCCCGACGGACGAACCCTACGTCACCCTGGACCTGTGCCGCACCGTGGCGGACGCCCTGCACCTGGTCAAACCGTCCATCCCGGCCAGCGTCACCCTGCGCACCCTGCTGCCTGCCGCCCCGTTGCCGGTGCACGGCGATGTCACCCAGATCCACCAGGTGTTGCTGAACCTGTGCACCAATGCCGTGCATGCCATGCCCGACGGGGGCCTGTTGGACGTCTCGCTGGAAACGCTGGATCTTGGCGGCGACGAGGTGCTGCGCGGCTACCCGGAGCTGTCGCCCGGACGGTACGTGTGCCTTTCGGTGGCCGATTCCGGGCTGGGCATGACCGCCCCCCAACTGGAACGGGTGTTCGAGCCGTTCTTCACCACCAAGCCGCAGGGGACGGGATCGGGCCTTGGGCTCAGCATGGTGCACGGCATCATCCGCAAGCACGGCGGCACGGTGCGCGCCCATTCCCAGCCGGGGCAGGGGGCGCGCTTCGACGTGCTGCTGCCCCTTGCCGACATGCCGGATACCGTGGCCGCCCCCGTTGCCGCCGCCCAGGCGCAGGCGCCGGACATGCCGGAGGGGACGTCGCTGCACGTGCTGGTGGTGGACGACGAGCACGACTTCCGTCAGTCCGTATCGGAAATGCTGCATGCCCTCGGTCACCGGTCCACCGGCACCGACAGCGCCGATGACGCCTTGCGCCTGTTGGCGGCGGGCCGCTACGACGTGGCCCTGCTGGACCTGCGCATGCCTGGCCGGTCCGGCCCGGAACTGGCGCGCACCATCCGCAGGCAGGGGTATGTGCTGCCGCTGGTGTTGTGCACCGGCAACGAATGCGACATCACACCGGAAGAACTGGCCGATACGGGGTTGACCCTGATCGGCAAGCCGTTCACGGGCGAAGAATTATCGAAACACTTGCATATTTCGTTGAAAAAGGCGTAA
- a CDS encoding phage regulatory CII family protein, whose protein sequence is MSEKWITRMVQGAVLSSRSQAREVARTIGKPYPTLMRELNPFDLGAKLGVETFFQILRTTRDVTPLEQIAQELGYRLAPVDGGEEDPGHGAHPGR, encoded by the coding sequence ATGTCCGAGAAGTGGATCACCCGAATGGTGCAGGGGGCGGTGCTCAGCAGCAGGAGCCAGGCGCGCGAAGTGGCGCGCACCATCGGCAAGCCCTATCCCACCCTGATGCGCGAACTGAACCCGTTCGACCTTGGGGCAAAGCTGGGCGTGGAAACGTTTTTCCAGATACTGCGCACCACCCGCGACGTCACGCCGCTGGAGCAGATCGCGCAGGAACTGGGCTACAGGCTGGCTCCGGTGGATGGCGGCGAGGAGGACCCCGGTCACGGGGCGCACCCCGGACGGTAG
- a CDS encoding ATP-binding protein: protein MDLEETDASPSESAMRANDGLPPDAPKLRIGLLPTYPPLSYMVEGVPAGFARDLAEAVARAAARRAVFRANDNGPSLRGELFEGKLDVLALVAETPERQAQWEFSEPGVELSERIYVRRDSAARPRGVADLSGLLVAVVENHSSHQYLRAMPGQRLLPVATPLDAVMAVAWGRADALVAPEPVVEHIIRRLPTDAPLEPAGQPLRTLRFSFGAAKGNTPLVAVLNEALVKVRASGEYDALYRRWFGGNVLSRYSDRELLLAGVAFVLLTVFLGASVVLLWRTVRLRRDVEAGTVATREARASMLREAISRQRAEQEAERFFALSLDPVAIITQQGVLRRVNPAWVRLFGFAEDEVVGHPFLDFVHPDDVEASRPALAGGANGLVGVAATLVENRFGCKDGVYRWLGWTSVALPEEGLVYLSGRDMTQRKEAELHLKHQAEELRRSNAELEQFAYIASHDLQEPLRKIASFLDLLAKRYVGQLDSDADEFIGFAVDAARRMKDMIEDLLAYSRVSTQGREFADTDMEQVVDTVLSDIGLLFEEAGATVERGPLPMIRADRVQMEQLLRNLLGNAVKYRSEAAPSISIGAERATEAGHSGGAWVFHVRDNGIGMKPEHFERIFRVFQRLHGPGRYPGTGIGLAVCKKIVERHGGTIGVESAPGKGSTFRFVMPDKPDGPGKPDGPDRPDRTNRQDRQDGDRQGAQARQMGWAPS, encoded by the coding sequence ATGGACCTTGAGGAGACCGATGCCTCCCCGTCGGAATCGGCCATGCGGGCCAACGACGGATTGCCGCCAGACGCCCCGAAGTTGCGCATCGGCCTGCTGCCCACCTATCCGCCGCTCAGCTACATGGTGGAGGGGGTGCCCGCGGGCTTCGCGCGCGATCTGGCAGAGGCCGTGGCCCGCGCGGCGGCGCGCAGGGCGGTGTTCCGCGCCAACGACAACGGCCCTTCCCTGCGGGGTGAACTGTTCGAAGGCAAGCTGGATGTGCTGGCCCTGGTGGCGGAAACGCCGGAACGCCAGGCACAGTGGGAGTTCAGCGAACCCGGTGTGGAACTGTCCGAGCGCATTTACGTGCGACGCGACAGCGCCGCGCGCCCGCGTGGCGTGGCCGACCTTTCCGGACTGCTGGTGGCCGTGGTGGAGAATCATTCCAGTCACCAGTACTTGCGGGCCATGCCGGGGCAGCGCCTGCTGCCGGTGGCCACACCACTGGACGCGGTGATGGCGGTGGCCTGGGGGCGGGCAGACGCCCTGGTGGCGCCGGAACCCGTGGTGGAGCATATCATCCGCCGCCTGCCCACGGACGCCCCGCTGGAACCTGCCGGCCAGCCGTTGCGCACGTTGCGGTTCTCGTTCGGCGCAGCCAAGGGCAACACCCCCCTTGTTGCCGTACTGAACGAGGCCCTCGTCAAGGTGCGGGCTTCCGGCGAATATGACGCACTGTACCGCCGCTGGTTCGGCGGCAACGTGTTGTCGCGCTACAGCGACAGAGAACTGCTGCTGGCCGGTGTGGCCTTTGTGCTGCTGACCGTGTTCCTGGGCGCTTCGGTGGTGCTGCTGTGGCGCACGGTGCGCCTGCGCCGCGACGTGGAGGCGGGCACCGTGGCCACGCGCGAGGCGCGGGCATCGATGCTGCGCGAGGCCATCAGCAGGCAGCGGGCCGAGCAGGAGGCGGAGCGCTTCTTCGCCCTGTCGCTGGATCCGGTGGCCATCATTACCCAGCAGGGCGTACTGCGTCGGGTGAACCCGGCCTGGGTGCGGCTGTTCGGTTTTGCAGAGGACGAAGTGGTGGGTCACCCGTTTCTGGATTTCGTGCATCCGGACGACGTGGAAGCCAGCCGTCCCGCGCTGGCAGGCGGTGCGAACGGTCTTGTCGGTGTGGCAGCGACCTTGGTGGAGAACCGTTTCGGCTGCAAGGACGGGGTGTACCGCTGGCTTGGCTGGACTTCGGTGGCCCTGCCCGAGGAAGGGCTGGTCTACCTGTCCGGCCGCGACATGACCCAGCGCAAGGAGGCGGAGCTGCACCTGAAGCATCAGGCGGAGGAACTGCGCCGCTCCAATGCGGAACTGGAGCAGTTTGCCTACATCGCCTCGCACGACCTGCAGGAGCCGCTGCGCAAGATCGCAAGCTTTCTCGATCTGCTGGCCAAGCGCTACGTGGGGCAGCTGGACAGCGACGCCGACGAGTTCATCGGCTTTGCCGTGGACGCAGCCCGTCGCATGAAGGACATGATCGAGGACCTGCTGGCCTATTCGCGGGTGAGCACGCAAGGGCGCGAGTTCGCGGACACGGACATGGAGCAGGTGGTGGACACCGTGCTCTCGGATATTGGCCTGCTGTTCGAGGAAGCCGGAGCCACGGTGGAGCGGGGGCCATTGCCCATGATCCGGGCCGACCGGGTGCAGATGGAGCAGCTGTTGCGCAACCTGCTGGGCAACGCGGTGAAATACCGGTCGGAGGCGGCCCCGAGCATTTCCATAGGGGCGGAGCGGGCCACGGAGGCCGGGCATTCCGGCGGCGCCTGGGTATTTCACGTGCGCGACAATGGCATTGGCATGAAGCCGGAGCATTTCGAGCGCATCTTTCGGGTGTTCCAGCGGCTGCACGGGCCGGGCCGCTATCCGGGCACCGGCATCGGCCTTGCGGTGTGCAAGAAGATCGTGGAGCGGCACGGTGGCACCATCGGCGTGGAATCGGCGCCGGGCAAGGGCAGCACGTTCCGGTTCGTTATGCCCGACAAACCCGATGGCCCCGGCAAACCCGACGGCCCCGACAGGCCTGACAGGACCAACAGGCAGGACAGGCAGGACGGGGACAGGCAGGGCGCGCAGGCCCGGCAGATGGGATGGGCCCCGTCGTAA
- a CDS encoding response regulator, translating to MSGMHQARLIDILLVEDDPGDVRLTREALKGNRVSNRLFVVEDGEEAMAFLRREGQYADAPRPDLVLLDLNLPRKNGREVLEEIKRAPELRTIPVVVLTTSRQERDILHAYDLNANCYITKPVGWEQFLEVVGQIEHFWMGIVTLPVKGD from the coding sequence ATGAGCGGCATGCATCAGGCAAGACTCATCGACATCCTGCTGGTGGAGGACGATCCCGGCGACGTGCGCCTGACGCGCGAGGCACTGAAAGGCAACCGCGTGTCCAACCGGCTGTTCGTGGTGGAGGACGGCGAGGAGGCCATGGCCTTCTTGCGGCGCGAAGGCCAGTACGCCGATGCGCCCCGCCCCGACCTCGTGCTGCTGGACCTGAACCTGCCGCGCAAGAACGGGCGCGAGGTGCTGGAAGAGATCAAGAGGGCGCCGGAACTGCGTACCATCCCCGTGGTGGTGCTGACCACCTCGCGGCAGGAACGAGACATTCTTCATGCCTACGACCTCAACGCCAACTGCTACATCACCAAGCCCGTGGGCTGGGAGCAGTTTCTGGAGGTGGTGGGGCAGATCGAGCATTTCTGGATGGGCATCGTGACGTTGCCGGTGAAGGGAGACTGA